From the genome of Athalia rosae chromosome 3, iyAthRosa1.1, whole genome shotgun sequence:
CTTGGGGATGGATTCGCACTTTTCAGGCTCCTTTTGTCGAAGATTGCCGATTCTAAGACTGTCCAGATCACTTTCGAAAATAAACTGAGGAAAGCGAAACCTGAAAAATCGGTTCCAAATAACAAAGATGAAATGAACGACCTCAAAAATGTTCTGTTTCCTGATTTCAGCAACGAGTTCATGTTGCGAAATAATGAATACCTTCTCGGAGCTTCGATGCCCTTCAGTTTGACAATTTGTTctcagttgaaaaaaaatctgaagagTAATTTACTGACGAATCTAGGaaagttcttttcattcaacgaaATCGAAGCTCTCTTCAGCATTGCTTTGTCCAAAGTCAAGAATTCTACCACACATTTTGTGGAGATTGTATCGTCTAATTTCTGCAAAATCTCCACGGTTGTCGTGGTTCTCGTGAAGATGCCGTCTTGTATTGTGCATCAGGCACTTCGCAGCATGGATAACAGGTACGTTAATCGATTTTTCTCGCGAACTTGAGCTCCAGAGCTTTCGGAGGGAATTATATTACATGTCAATGAATGATTACAGTGCACTGCATGTTCCAAAATTATCTggagaaaaaatcatctcTTCTTGGATTGAGAGCGAGTCCAGTAAGGATATAAACGGTACAAGCCTTCTGACCAAAAtccaacaaataaaaaatgcaaCCGGTACCAGATTCGGTGATGTCATTCTGGCTGCATTATCGTCCAGTCTGTACAAGTATTTCGAACAGGTAAAACCCTCTGCACGATATCAATATCATTACACAGGTATTAGTTTCAAAAGTTGTTTTATTTAGAGTCACAAAATGCTTCGTTACGTATcattaacgaaaaatttactgTCAGGTCGGCGAATCAGCTCCAAAATCCTTGACGGTGGTGCTTCCATCCCGAATGTCGGTTCCGACGAACAGTTTGATTTTGGAGAATGGGTTTTCCGTCGGATTGCTGCCTCTCTGTATTTCTGGGAGTACAGAAGACGAGGCAAAGAACATcgtgagtaaaaaaagaaacctcaCGATATTGGAGCGTCTCTTTGACGTTGCGAAGTCTTCGTACAAGCTGAGAGGTGAACCGGATTACTTGATCAATTTCTGGGTGATGAAATGGGTCTCAGCGATATTGCCCGAACTACTTTTACGACCGATACTTGAAAGCCACAGTACTATTGTGTTCAGCAACATTCCGGGGCCcagagaaattcaaattctcgGGCAGCGCGTCGGAAGTATCGTATTTTGGGTCCCACATAGGTCAGTCCATCGTCATTGATCATGgacagattattatttttgtgacATTAATCATAATCCAAATTTGTATTAAAAAACTAACACAAATTCTTTACAGGGGTACAACCGGAATCGGTGTTTCTGCGTTGAGTTATGGTGGGAATATGAACTTTGGAATTATGGCTGACAAAGCGATAATCAAGGATGATAAACTTTTGAGGGTCATTTTAGAAAACATCGTTGAGGAGATCGATAACTTAcatgaaacaatttttatgtCACATTTTACCAAATCTTTGCACAATTTGAGCACAGCTTCCATGGTACATTGTAAGAACGGGAGATGATTTACAATTTATGTGGATATCAATTGTATCGCAGTTTTAGATTATGAAGCGATTtgcctaattttttatttcaggaaTCGGCGAGCTGTACAATATCGCTATAGccacgataataatttcagtGCTTTTCCAAACGCATCACCGAGGTCCGTATGCAACATTGTTAAAAGTTAATTGTTAAAAGTAACGAGGATTAAAACAATCTCTACCGGTCGCACCAAAATGATCTCGAAATAATTACGAGGCTATTGTCACGATTTGTAACATTCGTACAATGTTTTCTACGTATCTATTCACATCACATTTTGTACGCCGTTTGATACATTGAAAAAACTAATTGAAATCTATTTTTCTCAGTCCTAGTATTGTGAAGATGTtgagacgaataaaaaatcgattcagaTTCCTTTTTACATGAAGCGTGGAACTTCAATCATATTAGAGTCCATAGTGTAGTATTGATTTACATATCAACTTCAAGTGGGAATATGAATTTCATGTACAACAATGTCAAACCATTGTGCGTATTATTCTATAATTAATTGGAGGCGATTGTAGATCACGACATGTTTATGATAAATATGATAAATATAAACGGAAACGAATGTAGTTCTTCGAGAGCTTTTAATATCAGTAATGAGAGCCATACTCGTATAAAACGGTCAATTTGCAAATGTCTGATCCAGTTTCAGAACCGCAAACACCCAAGATTCATCAATATGGTAACAATGGAATTGCCCGTAAGAGTGAAAATCCTCATGAAATATGTGTCTTGCAAAATACCAAGCGCAGTAAGCGACCAAAACGTATTCTATAGTAACGCGTTGTGGTCGGTTTGTTCTTCAACGCGTTGTGGTTGGCTTATTGTTCGACCATAACGCGTTGCGTTCGAATTGTCTGCTCGTTACTGTATTTGATCTTTGGATTTCATTTATTGGGGTAGTATTTATCAGTCATGGACCAGAAGAAGAAACTGATAAAGGTGACGGAGATGTCACTGTCGGAAGTAACTAAACCGATAATTTTGGTTTCGCGATTACTTGGAATGAATCCAAAATCCAGCTGGTATAAAATTCACACCGTATTCGTTATGGCAATTAATCTATCGGTGTTATGCGCAGTTTGGGGATATTTCATGAAACAAAATCTTCTAATCATGATGTGGGTTACCGTATTTTTACGAGCTTTCCAGGACTTCTGCCGTCTGATATTagcgttttttgttttggcaCCTTGCCTGTGGGATTCAAATAGGTAAGTTtatcgggaaaaaattcattctgattattaCACGCTGCTTCGATCAAGATTTAGAGAAAATAATCACTGCCGATTCTTGGTGAATTACGTGActcaaaaaattatcctcaGATTTATGATTCCGCTGAAAGAATTCAGAATACTTGATGCAGTTTTGAGAAGCTTAGGCGTATCCATAGACAACAAAATCACGTACAGGTgagtgttcgaaattttcgttgcaATTAATTTCTGATTGGTGAAATATTCGTAGAATCGGAtgtagattttcgaaaaatattacaacCATATTCGGCAACCTGCGCAGAGAAATGATCAGAGAAGTTTCAGGGCGGAAATGCGACACCTCATTTACTTCTGGCTATTACCTATGCTGGTCTGGATTTCGGATCTATCTCTGTACCTGCCACCAGTGGGTACTTCCAGGTTCATACTATTTCTGGGTGGTAGATTCTTCGCGGCGctatcaatttcaatttgcGCCGCAGCAGACTCTTGTTTTGCTACCACACTTTTCATCATCAAAGAGCGTTTCAGGGTGATGAATTCGATCCTACgtcggaatgaaaataattctggTCGGAACTTGAGGATCGAAGTTATTCGAGTTACCAggtaatcaaatgaaaaaatttcatctttcaTACGTTTGAAATAATTCGTTTTCTCAATCAGTGAAAATAGCGATGTCATCGCTTTGAAGGAGCTGAAGACGTTGAGAAAACAGTATCATTTCTTATGGAAGATCATAAAACAGGTAATTCGGCAATATGACATGGAAACATTCGTTTTCATCTTTGTATGCAGTTTTCGATTGTTCAGGCATAAATTTTACGGACATTGTAATTTAAGAAAACCTTCCTCAACTCTTGTCAAAGGTGAATATGTCCTATGGTCCTCACTTACTCGTGGCAGCAACAGTTTCATTAGCAATGATAACTGTTAAATTATGGGAATGCTATTTTGCTCTAACAATTTCTACCCGCCACGGCACCAATTTAACTGTGCTTCATGATATCGCCGGGAAAACCGTCTGggcaattttttactttctaaGATTGTTCTGGTTAGCAAAAACATGCGAGTCAATGATTGCCGAGGCGAAAATTACCATCGGTGTGGTCCAAGTTTCAGGAATAAAAGCGGACCATCGTTCGCCAACAAAGAGTGAGGTTCGCATTTTTCAGTTCATTGTTAAACACTCATCATTTCTTCCGTTCCAAATTACCGTTAGATTTGGCATTGGAATCCTCGACTTGCTTTtgtatgataaattttctagCTTTGCAACGGTTTGTTCACAGATTCGAGATTTTTTGGTACAGCTAAAAATGGAAGTCCAGAATTTCTCGGCTTGCAGGTTCTTCGATTTTAACTTCAGATTAATCTGTGGTGTGAGTAATATATCCACCATCAATTGCCACTATATTTTATTGACAAGTAACATCAACGTACGATTTGTTTCCTCAGATGGTAAGTGCGGTCTGTACATATCTTGTGATTCTGATACAAATGGGTGGATCTAATGCTCGTCGATTAGCTGCAATTGAGGCAAACAACAGCGCAGTATaattcagaaattcaaatatcaaatgaggaagattgaaagaaaaaaatgtcacacACCGCCAGGTTAATCATGTAAAAGGTGTGGACGGAATCGTTTCTATTGCTGTATAAAAAATGTCACATTCGAATTAGGATTagataaatttccaaattatGCAAAAACTTTTGTGCAGTGCTATCATGAATCAACTGGttaataatcatcattattgtgCAAGAATTAACTAGTTTCTCTTATGATCTACCTTCAGCACACGCGGTTAGTTCGGGAACTTATAGGAATTTCTCGTACGCGATGCGCTACGTATAAATGAATTGCAAACCCAAGAGCTCTTTCCCTAATTAAAgagtcggaaaatttttcttcactcatTTCTCGTCCGATGAATAAGTAAAATCAATTACCAGAtgcgtgataataataattcaccgaTGTTGTCGGTGCGCTAATGTATAACATGAAACCGAACAGTCTGATTGATTAAATGCACGCGCGTACGTAGAAAAAATGACCAATTGGAAATGATGTCATTGACGAATAAACCGATAACATTGACACAATTCAATACCCATGGGAATCGCTTATTGCCTACTTTGTTATGACTTTTTTTGCttctaatatttttacacttttttaaAACTACATCGTGGTAGATAGACGGAATCAAATTTAGAGATGGGTCAGTTCTCGAAGAACTGTTTCAGGATTCAcatcttgaaattttattcaattacctATCATCTAAGTTATGAACGAAATGAGACAAACGGTCGGAGCCGAAAGAATGTCGTTATCCGATGCAACCAGGATATTATTGGTGGCTACGCGTACGATTGGGATGAATCCGATATCCTGGCGGAGGAAAGTTcatctgataatttttttcgcagcacaaacatttatattttatgaatCTGTGGAAGCCCATTATAGTGTGATAgaagtcgaaaatttttggttcAGAGTTACTGTGCACGCTTTCAAAGACGGAGCTCGAGCCGTTGCAGGGTTTCTCGTCATCGTCACAACATTTTTGAATCCAACGAGGTATATCGAGTAATTACAAGTTTCCAAAACCCACGACTCATGAGAAAAACTGATTAATTGCAGATACGTGCTACCTCTGAAGGACTTTACTGTTATCGATGAAACTTTAGAGAACTTCGGAGTACGTGTAAATAACGAAAGCACCTTTAGGTGAATATGTCCattgattatattatttatcctGATTATCCATTACTCATCTGTAGAATAATCGACAGAATATGAACagtgaaaaaatcttttttgacgaaataattttatgcgATTTCTATGTGTTAGATTTTCGGTTACCGGAACTGAAAATGAATCCGTGTATTGAgctgaaaaaagtgaaacatgAGTTTTGATAACTTAAATCTAACAGACCTGTATCATTATCCTAGCAAACGATTCGCTACGGAGAATAACATATCCAGAGAAATTTTAGGTGGCAACTgttacaaataatttttttcgtcgcgacGCCATTTCTGCTGTCCGTCTGGAATTTCTACATTTACAACGAGCCAACACGCAACAAATATTTCAGTATGATGATGACGGGTCACATTTTCACCATAACGTCACTGTTCAGTTATGGAATGGTAGATTGTTCCTTCTGCACCATTTTATCCATAATCAAAGAGCGGCTCAGAGTAATAAACTCGATCATTCATCGGGCCGAAAATCTTTGGCCAAGGGAGGACGTCAGAGTGGCAGGAATTTCCAGGTCGGAAATTTGCCAATTAAATGATTAAGATTTTCACGATCCGAGGGGTTTGACGTATACAATCATTTCTTAACGGTGTCTTTTCATTCGAACTTAGTTTCAGCAAAATCGCGGATGACATCGTGTTCCGGGGGCTCAAAATATTGAGAGAACAGTATCACGAATTGTGGGTCATTGCAATGCGAGTAAGACACTCaaactaataataaaaaaggaaaaaaccaaatcataataatcttttttttttctctcgcacgAGGTGAATGAAGCTTATGGTTTGCACCTTCTTGTGGCAGCGACGAGTGCATTCGCGATAACGACCGTCTTACTTTGGGAAGGTTACGAGGAAACGAATTCAGGTTACTCTGACAATTGGATTCTCGGTGTGAAAATCAAATGGGCTGTATTCGTTACGTCAAGAATATTTTTGTTGGCTCAAGCTTGCGAGTCTGTAGTGCACGAAGCAAAGACGACCTGCGTTGTGCTTCAGGATTTGATGATGAACGGGAACTGGCAATCCACGACGAAAAGTGAGGCAAGGGAATCAAATGTATAAATTCTGAGTATTTCTTAATAAAAGATTTTCTCATTGCCATTGTGTATTCAAAATTATCGTGATTTTTATAGATTCGAGATTTTCTGATGCAGCATCAACTGGAAGTTCAAGATTTTACAgcgtgcaatttttttaaaataaatcgCACAATGGTCAGTGGTGTAAGTGATCATTGTACGACTCGATTCTAAATGTTAGAAGCCGAGTCATTCcaaagttgaattttattttctagatTCTGAGCGCAGTTTCTTCTTATCTTGTAATTTTGATTCAAATGGGGGAAGGCCATAATTCCTACAAAGCCGACAGGAATTCGTCACAAGTGAAATAATTACTGACGTAATTTCATTGAGAAGAAATTATTGCTTCTCGTATTTATCGAATAATTTGTACCACTGTAACCGAAGttaaaataaaaccgaattTTGATTAATCTTCTGAAAGGCAGAAGTCAAATCTACGAAAAAGTAGACTTTCATTACCGTTTGCTGATAGCGCTTTTTAAACGGTTGGATGATTAAAAactcgttttcttttcgacAGACATTTATTCCATGTCATTATTTGAACACCGCATAATTTAGCAACAACGGGTCAATTGTGAGATATCGAATACGCgataagtataggtatacttttCGGAGAGATACATATATCTGATCTATTAAGTATATTAAAAACCTCATTCAGTGGTGAACTTTGACGGATGATCCGTTAGCATTAACGTAatcaaaaatatgaaaatgtaCTAATTGATATTACTTTGTTattactttttctcatttctgaaACAGTAGTACCGGGACGTATTCACTGAACTGAAATTACGAGCGTCATAATTTAGAAATGAATGTGTATGATCGTTGACTTTTATAATATGTCGAATCAAAATTCTGTGTTCGACGTTGCCACAGACCTTgacgatataaaaaataattagaaaccgtcgtttggaaagaaaatgaagttaCGCAATGCCATCGGTCCCTTATCGGTGGCTACCCGACTCGTAGGACTCAACCCAATTTCGCGTTGGTCGAAAGTTTACCTCATATTGCTATTCACATGTAAGTTATTTCTAATGTCGAAAGCTTGGCATTACGAATTAGGACaatgttatgaaaatttttggttcaCCGTGTTTGTGTACACCATTCACGATACTTGGCGTGTAAGTTCGGAATCCATTATCGTCGTCACTACTCTTTTGGATCCAAAAAGGTAAATCGAGTTCGACATATCAGCAGCATGCATCCATAATAATTGAAGATTCATTCCAACATAATGATTTTCTAGGTACATGATTCCGTTAaaggactttgaaattttcgacggAACCTTGAAAAATCTTGGCCTACGTGTAGATGATACAGGCCCCTATAGGTAAGTAGATTTACGTCTCACCCTACCTATCATATAAccagagaaataaagaaataaattaattaattgggATTTACGTAGAAAAAATGACATATTTTGTGGTCACATTGCATTGTAAAGAAGTATCGTTATTAACCGAAAGACTTTCAGGCTGCAACTTTTACATCTGGTCTTCTTTGGCGTGGTATCATTTCTAATGAGTTTGTGGCACGTTTACTCAATCGTACTAATAAAGAACAGCAACGATTATATTGGGATCGCGGCGATGGCCGGCGCTTCTGCTTTAATGATAATCTACAGCTTTGTGGTAGTAGACTGCTCTTTCTGCACTGTTTTATCAATCGTCAGAGAGCGgttcaaattaattaatatgacTATTCGTCGGGCCAAAAATAGGCCGATGACTAACGCCGAGGTCACAGAAATTTCCAGGTCAGAAAATCGTCTCGCATTTTCACAATCCGATTATTTCAGTGCGGGAAAATTATCCAAATTAATGAATCTTCTGAGATTAATACATCTATGATTTTTCGTCTTTACTCGATTTTAGCGAAGTCACAGAAGATATCGTTTTACGAGAactgaaaatttcgagagaaCAGTACCACGAGTTGTGGGACATTTCAAACCGGGTAAGTCGCTGTTGAAAGAAAGGCATAATAGCATAAAACGAAGTAGGTGAGCCATTAAGGGGATTTATTATAAGGAAAAATGATTCTTGAGCATTTTGGACGTAACATTTTGGTATTTTTGCTTTTGTAAGGTGAATCAAGCCTACGGTCTCCATCTCCTTGTGGCAGCGGCTGCTTCGTTGACTATAGTGACTGTTAGCCTTTGGCAAGCCTATCTACGAGTAAAGCCCGGCATCTATAACATCGCGGCTGTTAGTTCGGAAATAGCCTGGGCCCTACTTTATATAATAAGGTTATTATTTCTGGCCCAAGCTTGCGAGTTCACATTAGCCGAAGCACAGGTTACTGGTATTGTTCTCCAGGAGTTACTCATGAAAGATAAATGGCGTAGCGCGACGAAAAATGAGGTATAAAAACGCACTTCCACATAAAGTTTCCAACGAACGTTTGGAACTTACTTGTCTCTAAcagcggaaaagaaaaacttgcgATACGTAAATgcatagtttttattttactataGATCAGAGATTTCTTGATGCAGCATCAACTGGAAGTGCAAGAATTTACTGCGTGCAAGTTTTTCGAAGTCAACAGTACAATGGTTCATGGTGTGAGTGATTATCAAACGTAATTCTAAATCTCAAACGATGTGGCCCAAcggtgtattttatttttcagattctGGGCACAGCTACCATCTACCTTGTTATCCTGATACAAATAGGGGAAGACGATAGTTTCTGAAAAACGAATATCGACCTGTGGATCAATCGTTAGAATTTCCGAGATCGAAACTGTTGGacaattagaaatttttctttatgttCAATGTTTAGTGAGTCCTCGGGATTAAGCTATtccataaaaaataatgtagtGAGACTTTTGCAGTGACCTGGTACGTCATCTCGAAAAAGCACTTTTCTCAAGCATAATAAATGTTACTTCTAGGCACGCTTTTTTCAGCTgggataaattattcaaatatactATATCGATTTTCACATGTAATTTTCACAGCATTAAAACGCTGGATGTTAATAAATGTAGAAACAAAGATATCTGATCCATTAGGTGTATTGCAACACGAGTTTGGTCGTGGAGTTTGATACATTATCTGATACCATTAATATCGCGCATAATATGCAACGCACGGATTTTCATTGTCGTTGCATTTTTCGTGTGTTATACATTAGCCGTACCGGGACCATCGAATCTGAATAATGAGTGATTTTGATCGGCCGTATTAGAATTTTAGTTATAAACAGATTTACGCCGATTTGTCGATTCAATAAATAAGAACAAGTAAACATATCGTGTAGCGGAATGAAGTTGTCCAATTCCATCAGCCCTTTATTGGTGGCCATGCGACTCTTTGGAATCAACCCAATACCCTCCCCAAGATGGTATTGGCTCAAAATTCAGCTCGTTCTCATCTTCGCTatcgaattttctctttcttacaAAATTTGGATGTTCCACGCAACGAaggatttccaaaatttctggTTGAAACTATTTGTCCGCATTTTGAAACAAGTCGGTGACACAATATCGGGGACCATAGACTTCATGTTCACCTTTCTGGATTCAAAAAGGTAAATCAACTTCAATACATACGCAATTAGTTATGGAAACGAAGTATCATTTAAATCTGTCCAATTCTCCAGATACATGATCCCTTTAAACGACTTTGAAATCATCGACGAAGCTTTGAAAAGTTTGGGTGCTCGCGCGAACAACAGAAACACCTATAGGTGCGTGCGTTGGTTTATCCTACTGATTatagagtaaaaagaaaaaaaaaagtaccgaGACAATAACGTGGCACTGTCAATTGATTACATCTTATTTTTAGTGACGAATAACAGTTATAGCCTTAATAAATTACTCAAAGACCTTTCAGGCTCCTAATTTTGCAATTGGTATACTTCGGTGTGATGCCAGTTCTGTTGAATGCTTTTTTCTATTACAATTAC
Proteins encoded in this window:
- the LOC105691335 gene encoding uncharacterized protein LOC105691335 isoform X2; its protein translation is MEWRFRDAFDFTLDNILRRPDIMSGNKTDYEQELITENPAELGIVTGLLTTACISNLMTTVIKEDLFEAPLQMEYIRFKAMFHLILNLLSFFIILPMVFLCLTILYVYRCMINLVLRIQLGDKFRGLLDGTDCVWALESSACKSIINISATLESKVYTNDLDLMVKLRRLSEQRLLTSGESELDKLSCLRKKKYGYFYWEKCNTVDIVEHVKWLDTIIDDDLTEGKCDNDRMDRILSKLCTLPLPQGDQGSWEILLGRNVDTNAEFDRLKNMEEGLIFHGKIDDRGHVARIPIIFRVHHALGDGFALFRLLLSKIADSKTVQITFENKLRKAKPEKSVPNNKDEMNDLKNVLFPDFSNEFMLRNNEYLLGASMPFSLTICSQLKKNLKSNLLTNLGKFFSFNEIEALFSIALSKVKNSTTHFVEIVSSNFCKISTVVVVLVKMPSCIVHQALRSMDNSALHVPKLSGEKIISSWIESESSKDINGTSLLTKIQQIKNATGTRFGDVILAALSSSLYKYFEQVGESAPKSLTVVLPSRMSVPTNSLILENGFSVGLLPLCISGSTEDEAKNIVSKKRNLTILERLFDVAKSSYKLRGEPDYLINFWVMKWVSAILPELLLRPILESHSTIVFSNIPGPREIQILGQRVGSIVFWVPHRGTTGIGVSALSYGGNMNFGIMADKAIIKDDKLLRVILENIVEEIDNLHETIFMSHFTKSLHNLSTASMVH
- the LOC110117323 gene encoding uncharacterized protein LOC110117323 isoform X2 — encoded protein: MNEMRQTVGAERMSLSDATRILLVATRTIGMNPISWRRKVHLIIFFAAQTFIFYESVEAHYSVIEVENFWFRVTVHAFKDGARAVAGFLVIVTTFLNPTRYVLPLKDFTVIDETLENFGVRVNNESTFRWQLLQIIFFVATPFLLSVWNFYIYNEPTRNKYFSMMMTGHIFTITSLFSYGMVDCSFCTILSIIKERLRVINSIIHRAENLWPREDVRVAGISSFSKIADDIVFRGLKILREQYHELWVIAMRVNEAYGLHLLVAATSAFAITTVLLWEGYEETNSGYSDNWILGVKIKWAVFVTSRIFLLAQACESVVHEAKTTCVVLQDLMMNGNWQSTTKSEIRDFLMQHQLEVQDFTACNFFKINRTMVSGILSAVSSYLVILIQMGEGHNSYKADRNSSQVK
- the LOC110117322 gene encoding uncharacterized protein LOC110117322 isoform X1 produces the protein MDQKKKLIKVTEMSLSEVTKPIILVSRLLGMNPKSSWYKIHTVFVMAINLSVLCAVWGYFMKQNLLIMMWVTVFLRAFQDFCRLILAFFVLAPCLWDSNRFMIPLKEFRILDAVLRSLGVSIDNKITYRAEMRHLIYFWLLPMLVWISDLSLYLPPVGTSRFILFLGGRFFAALSISICAAADSCFATTLFIIKERFRVMNSILRRNENNSGRNLRIEVIRVTSENSDVIALKELKTLRKQYHFLWKIIKQVNMSYGPHLLVAATVSLAMITVKLWECYFALTISTRHGTNLTVLHDIAGKTVWAIFYFLRLFWLAKTCESMIAEAKITIGVVQVSGIKADHRSPTKSEVRIFQFIVKHSSFLPFQITVRFGIGILDLLLYDKFSSFATVCSQIRDFLVQLKMEVQNFSACRFFDFNFRLICGVSNISTINCHYILLTSNINVRFVSSDGKCGLYISCDSDTNGWI
- the LOC110117322 gene encoding uncharacterized protein LOC110117322 isoform X2 gives rise to the protein MDQKKKLIKVTEMSLSEVTKPIILVSRLLGMNPKSSWYKIHTVFVMAINLSVLCAVWGYFMKQNLLIMMWVTVFLRAFQDFCRLILAFFVLAPCLWDSNRFMIPLKEFRILDAVLRSLGVSIDNKITYRAEMRHLIYFWLLPMLVWISDLSLYLPPVGTSRFILFLGGRFFAALSISICAAADSCFATTLFIIKERFRVMNSILRRNENNSGRNLRIEVIRVTSENSDVIALKELKTLRKQYHFLWKIIKQVNMSYGPHLLVAATVSLAMITVKLWECYFALTISTRHGTNLTVLHDIAGKTVWAIFYFLRLFWLAKTCESMIAEAKITIGVVQVSGIKADHRSPTKSEVRIFQFIVKHSSFLPFQITVRFGIGILDLLLYDKFSSFATVCSQIRDFLVQLKMEVQNFSACRFFDFNFRLICGMVSAVCTYLVILIQMGGSNARRLAAIEANNSAV
- the LOC110117322 gene encoding uncharacterized protein LOC110117322 isoform X3 → MDQKKKLIKVTEMSLSEVTKPIILVSRLLGMNPKSSWYKIHTVFVMAINLSVLCAVWGYFMKQNLLIMMWVTVFLRAFQDFCRLILAFFVLAPCLWDSNRFMIPLKEFRILDAVLRSLGVSIDNKITYRAEMRHLIYFWLLPMLVWISDLSLYLPPVGTSRFILFLGGRFFAALSISICAAADSCFATTLFIIKERFRVMNSILRRNENNSGRNLRIEVIRVTSENSDVIALKELKTLRKQYHFLWKIIKQVNMSYGPHLLVAATVSLAMITVKLWECYFALTISTRHGTNLTVLHDIAGKTVWAIFYFLRLFWLAKTCESMIAEAKITIGVVQVSGIKADHRSPTKSEIRDFLVQLKMEVQNFSACRFFDFNFRLICGVSNISTINCHYILLTSNINVRFVSSDGKCGLYISCDSDTNGWI
- the LOC105691335 gene encoding uncharacterized protein LOC105691335 isoform X1 encodes the protein MEWRFRDAFDFTLDNILRRPDIMSGNKTDYEQELITENPAELGIVTGLLTTACISNLMTTVIKEDLFEAPLQMEYIRFKAMFHLILNLLSFFIILPMVFLCLTILYVYRCMINLVLRIQLGDKFRGLLDGTDCVWALESSACKSIINISATLESKVYTNDLDLMVKLRRLSEQRLLTSGESELDKLSCLRKKKYGYFYWEKCNTVDIVEHVKWLDTIIDDDLTEGKCDNDRMDRILSKLCTLPLPQGDQGSWEILLGRNVDTNAEFDRLKNMEEGLIFHGKIDDRGHVARIPIIFRVHHALGDGFALFRLLLSKIADSKTVQITFENKLRKAKPEKSVPNNKDEMNDLKNVLFPDFSNEFMLRNNEYLLGASMPFSLTICSQLKKNLKSNLLTNLGKFFSFNEIEALFSIALSKVKNSTTHFVEIVSSNFCKISTVVVVLVKMPSCIVHQALRSMDNSALHVPKLSGEKIISSWIESESSKDINGTSLLTKIQQIKNATGTRFGDVILAALSSSLYKYFEQVGESAPKSLTVVLPSRMSVPTNSLILENGFSVGLLPLCISGSTEDEAKNIVSKKRNLTILERLFDVAKSSYKLRGEPDYLINFWVMKWVSAILPELLLRPILESHSTIVFSNIPGPREIQILGQRVGSIVFWVPHRGTTGIGVSALSYGGNMNFGIMADKAIIKDDKLLRVILENIVEEIDNLHETIFMSHFTKSLHNLSTASMESASCTISL
- the LOC110117326 gene encoding uncharacterized protein LOC110117326, whose product is MIPLKDFEIFDGTLKNLGLRVDDTGPYRLQLLHLVFFGVVSFLMSLWHVYSIVLIKNSNDYIGIAAMAGASALMIIYSFVVVDCSFCTVLSIVRERFKLINMTIRRAKNRPMTNAEVTEISSEVTEDIVLRELKISREQYHELWDISNRVNQAYGLHLLVAAAASLTIVTVSLWQAYLRVKPGIYNIAAVSSEIAWALLYIIRLLFLAQACEFTLAEAQVTGIVLQELLMKDKWRSATKNEIRDFLMQHQLEVQEFTACKFFEVNSTMVHGILGTATIYLVILIQIGEDDSF
- the LOC110117322 gene encoding uncharacterized protein LOC110117322 isoform X4, which produces MDQKKKLIKVTEMSLSEVTKPIILVSRLLGMNPKSSWYKIHTVFVMAINLSVLCAVWGYFMKQNLLIMMWVTVFLRAFQDFCRLILAFFVLAPCLWDSNRFMIPLKEFRILDAVLRSLGVSIDNKITYRAEMRHLIYFWLLPMLVWISDLSLYLPPVGTSRFILFLGGRFFAALSISICAAADSCFATTLFIIKERFRVMNSILRRNENNSGRNLRIEVIRVTSENSDVIALKELKTLRKQYHFLWKIIKQVNMSYGPHLLVAATVSLAMITVKLWECYFALTISTRHGTNLTVLHDIAGKTVWAIFYFLRLFWLAKTCESMIAEAKITIGVVQVSGIKADHRSPTKSEIRDFLVQLKMEVQNFSACRFFDFNFRLICGMVSAVCTYLVILIQMGGSNARRLAAIEANNSAV
- the LOC110117323 gene encoding uncharacterized protein LOC110117323 isoform X1 encodes the protein MNEMRQTVGAERMSLSDATRILLVATRTIGMNPISWRRKVHLIIFFAAQTFIFYESVEAHYSVIEVENFWFRVTVHAFKDGARAVAGFLVIVTTFLNPTRYVLPLKDFTVIDETLENFGVRVNNESTFRWQLLQIIFFVATPFLLSVWNFYIYNEPTRNKYFSMMMTGHIFTITSLFSYGMVDCSFCTILSIIKERLRVINSIIHRAENLWPREDVRVAGISSFSKIADDIVFRGLKILREQYHELWVIAMRVNEAYGLHLLVAATSAFAITTVLLWEGYEETNSGYSDNWILGVKIKWAVFVTSRIFLLAQACESVVHEAKTTCVVLQDLMMNGNWQSTTKSEARESNIRDFLMQHQLEVQDFTACNFFKINRTMVSGILSAVSSYLVILIQMGEGHNSYKADRNSSQVK